One window from the genome of Burkholderia sp. FERM BP-3421 encodes:
- a CDS encoding TetR/AcrR family transcriptional regulator, with protein MNTAATPPRLSREESRLQTRTQLLAAAKRLFVERGFGATSLRDIAAEAGYTQGAFYSNFASKEALFVALMHERSRTQVTDIARILSDPSASADDILDALEAWAQKLDAEPEWSVLGVEFKLQGARSPVFAETSQALLDAHRDGLAHCIAQIFARLGKVPPEPPAVLAAAFMGLSQGLALQRSMLSEVPIGHMIMVFLRSLLAASPSVR; from the coding sequence ATGAACACGGCGGCCACCCCCCCGCGGCTGAGCCGCGAAGAAAGTCGATTGCAGACCCGGACGCAGCTGCTCGCGGCGGCGAAGCGGCTGTTTGTGGAGCGCGGCTTCGGCGCAACCTCCCTCAGGGACATCGCGGCCGAGGCCGGCTATACGCAGGGCGCTTTCTATTCGAATTTCGCGAGCAAGGAAGCGCTGTTCGTGGCGCTGATGCACGAGCGCTCCAGGACGCAGGTGACCGACATCGCCCGGATCTTGAGCGATCCGTCCGCGTCGGCGGACGACATCCTGGACGCGCTGGAGGCGTGGGCGCAGAAGCTCGACGCCGAGCCCGAGTGGTCCGTGCTGGGCGTTGAGTTCAAGTTGCAGGGGGCGCGCAGCCCGGTGTTCGCCGAGACGTCGCAGGCCTTGCTGGATGCCCATCGCGACGGTCTTGCCCATTGCATCGCGCAGATCTTCGCCCGGCTGGGGAAAGTGCCGCCCGAGCCGCCGGCCGTCTTGGCCGCCGCCTTCATGGGGCTCTCCCAGGGCCTCGCATTGCAGCGCTCGATGCTCTCCGAGGTGCCCATCGGCCATATGATCATGGTGTTCCTGCGCAGCTTGCTGGCCGCTTCGCCGTCCGTGCGCTGA
- a CDS encoding H-NS histone family protein yields the protein MSANKTYVQLVVELAELDEEIERTRARERIDAIATVHALMDAYAIKHRDLVGRNGRRGAYAVKALPARYRDPTSGQEWCGRGNVPRWIRGKDRRQFVIADVAASRKKTKTN from the coding sequence ATGAGCGCGAACAAGACTTATGTGCAGCTCGTGGTCGAGCTGGCCGAACTTGATGAGGAAATCGAGCGCACGCGCGCACGCGAACGCATCGATGCGATCGCGACCGTTCACGCGCTGATGGACGCCTACGCGATCAAACATCGCGACCTCGTCGGTCGAAACGGCCGCCGCGGCGCGTACGCCGTGAAAGCGCTGCCGGCGCGCTACCGCGACCCGACGAGCGGACAGGAGTGGTGCGGCCGCGGCAACGTGCCCCGGTGGATTCGGGGCAAGGACCGTCGCCAGTTCGTGATCGCCGATGTTGCGGCGAGCCGGAAGAAGACCAAGACGAATTGA
- a CDS encoding MbtH family protein, whose product MTNPFDETDGTFLVLLNDEHQHSLWPQFVQVPAGWTAHFGPDTRQACLDYIERSWVDMRPRSLIEAMTSSAAEPLAVPQRP is encoded by the coding sequence ATGACCAATCCTTTCGATGAGACCGACGGAACCTTCCTCGTCCTGCTGAACGACGAGCATCAGCATTCGCTGTGGCCGCAATTCGTCCAGGTGCCTGCCGGCTGGACGGCGCACTTCGGACCGGACACGCGCCAGGCGTGCCTGGATTACATCGAGCGCTCGTGGGTCGACATGCGGCCCAGGAGCCTGATCGAGGCCATGACGTCGAGCGCGGCCGAGCCGCTCGCCGTCCCGCAGCGACCATGA